From a single Armatimonadota bacterium genomic region:
- the pta gene encoding phosphate acetyltransferase, translated as MNSIMDVVYKRAREAKKRIVLPEGTDPRVVKAAAEVRAQGLAIPIILGPPDTVRQLAKEQGVDISGIEIIDPATSPKREQYAQLLCELRKAKGVTQEQAFEMAGDILYYGVLMVKAGDADGEVSGATHSTADTVRPALQVLKSAPGVSLVSSFFVMIVPDTSYGEKGLFIYADSGLVVNPNADELAEIAVSSGRTMRQLFDVEPRVALLSFSTKGSAKGPLVDKVVEATRLAQRKAPDMLIDGELQADAAIVPWVAEKKAPGSPVAGRANVLIFPDLQAGNIAYKLTERLAHARAFGPILQGLSKPVNDLSRGCDWESIVNVVAITAAQAA; from the coding sequence ATGAATAGCATAATGGATGTCGTATATAAACGCGCTCGAGAAGCAAAGAAGAGGATTGTGCTACCTGAGGGTACTGACCCGCGGGTTGTCAAGGCTGCAGCTGAAGTTCGAGCACAAGGTTTGGCCATCCCTATTATTCTTGGGCCGCCTGATACCGTGCGCCAGCTTGCAAAAGAACAGGGCGTCGACATCTCGGGCATAGAAATTATTGACCCTGCTACGTCCCCAAAGCGAGAGCAATATGCACAACTGCTTTGCGAACTTAGGAAGGCCAAGGGGGTAACGCAAGAGCAGGCATTTGAGATGGCTGGTGACATCCTATACTACGGCGTTTTGATGGTGAAGGCTGGCGATGCAGATGGCGAGGTGTCAGGTGCTACTCATTCAACAGCTGATACTGTGCGGCCAGCTTTGCAGGTGCTTAAGAGTGCTCCGGGCGTAAGTTTGGTTTCGTCATTTTTTGTTATGATTGTACCTGACACGAGCTATGGTGAAAAAGGTTTGTTTATTTATGCTGACTCCGGCCTTGTGGTAAATCCCAACGCAGATGAGCTTGCCGAGATTGCCGTCAGTAGCGGAAGGACTATGCGGCAACTTTTCGATGTAGAGCCACGCGTTGCTCTGTTGTCATTCTCAACTAAAGGTAGTGCAAAAGGCCCATTAGTTGATAAAGTTGTCGAAGCAACGCGCCTTGCGCAGAGAAAAGCACCGGATATGCTAATTGACGGTGAGCTCCAGGCGGATGCTGCCATAGTACCTTGGGTTGCGGAAAAAAAGGCTCCGGGCAGTCCGGTGGCGGGGCGTGCTAATGTGCTTATATTCCCGGACTTGCAAGCCGGAAACATAGCTTATAAACTTACGGAGCGACTTGCACATGCAAGGGCTTTTGGGCCCATTCTGCAAGGGTTATCCAAGCCAGTAAATGACCTCTCTCGGGGATGTGACTGGGAATCGATAGTGAATGTGGTAGCAATTACCGCAGCACAAGCGGCTTAA
- the recG gene encoding ATP-dependent DNA helicase RecG → MERAGRSAAGPKKETSRPDPSLDTDVRYAKGVGERLAKVFSKLGIFTVRDLLTHFPRRYEDRRHMRRIAQLKPGETATVAGRVVVADNLRTPRSQMLLTKVAIQDDSGIAYLVWFNQWYLKNKFVKLLGKKIVVYGTAQPGIHGIEIINPEWEEVDEGVDPLSSNRIVPVYPLTEGLYQGTVRRIIYQALERFLPSVHDILPEEIRERRSLVGLSEALLNIHFPESETVLGKARFRLVYEEFFLLQLALALRRQSFTAGEPGIAFRVTPECTKALYDVLPFELTNAQKRVIAEIERDMASPRAMNRLLQGDVGSGKTIVAVAAIMIAVHNGYQAALMAPTEILAEQHYLVLRRMLEALGLDVVLLTGSLPAKEKRLAKEKTASGLANIVIGTHALIQEDVEFAKLGLVIVDEQHRFGVLQRAALRQKGWNPDVLVMTATPIPRTLALTVYGDLDLSVIDEMPPGRKPIKTHFKPTSERPRVYEAIRKLVDQGRQVYIVCPLIEESEKLQAKAATELAEHLANDVFPNYRLGLLHGQMKPAEKDEVMSRFRNGEIQILVSTTVIEVGVDVPNACVMVIEDAERFGMAQLHQLRGRVGRGEHQSFCVLIGDPTTEEARRRLEVISATNNGFQIAEEDLKIRGPGEFYGTRQSGLPSLRIADVLQDVDILEMSRQDAFELVKRDSNLTAPEHQGLKQEVMRRFEGYELVSVS, encoded by the coding sequence ATGGAGCGAGCAGGCAGGTCCGCAGCCGGCCCGAAAAAGGAGACTTCTCGCCCCGATCCCAGCTTGGACACAGACGTCCGCTATGCTAAGGGAGTGGGAGAGCGCCTGGCGAAGGTTTTTAGCAAGCTAGGCATTTTTACGGTTCGAGATCTCCTGACGCATTTCCCCCGCCGCTATGAGGATCGGCGGCATATGCGCCGGATTGCGCAGCTTAAGCCTGGAGAAACGGCAACGGTCGCTGGAAGAGTGGTTGTTGCTGACAACCTGCGGACTCCTCGAAGCCAGATGCTTTTGACAAAAGTAGCGATCCAGGATGACTCCGGAATCGCATACTTAGTTTGGTTCAATCAATGGTATCTGAAAAATAAGTTTGTAAAGCTCCTTGGAAAAAAAATAGTTGTATATGGAACTGCGCAGCCTGGAATTCACGGCATAGAGATAATAAATCCTGAGTGGGAAGAGGTCGATGAGGGCGTTGACCCTCTCTCATCCAACCGAATAGTGCCAGTCTATCCACTGACGGAAGGGTTGTATCAGGGTACCGTTAGGAGAATAATCTACCAGGCGTTAGAAAGGTTTTTGCCGAGCGTTCATGACATCCTACCCGAGGAGATTCGCGAGCGCCGCAGTCTGGTTGGTTTGTCAGAGGCTCTGCTAAACATTCATTTTCCGGAAAGCGAGACGGTGCTCGGGAAGGCGCGATTTAGGTTGGTATATGAGGAATTCTTTCTGCTTCAGCTTGCATTGGCGCTGAGGAGGCAGAGTTTCACAGCAGGTGAGCCGGGAATCGCATTCCGAGTGACACCTGAGTGTACAAAGGCGCTCTATGATGTTTTGCCGTTTGAGCTAACTAACGCGCAGAAACGCGTTATTGCCGAGATTGAGCGAGACATGGCAAGTCCAAGGGCGATGAACCGCCTCCTGCAAGGCGATGTCGGGTCGGGGAAGACGATAGTCGCTGTTGCCGCAATTATGATAGCCGTCCATAACGGCTACCAAGCGGCGCTGATGGCGCCGACGGAAATTTTGGCCGAACAGCACTACCTCGTACTGAGGCGGATGCTTGAAGCACTTGGCTTGGATGTTGTTTTGCTGACAGGCAGCCTTCCAGCGAAGGAAAAGCGCTTGGCTAAGGAAAAAACGGCGTCTGGATTGGCGAATATCGTGATTGGAACGCATGCGCTGATACAGGAAGACGTCGAGTTTGCAAAGCTTGGGCTGGTGATTGTTGATGAACAGCACCGGTTTGGCGTTCTTCAAAGAGCCGCTCTAAGGCAAAAAGGTTGGAATCCAGACGTGCTGGTAATGACAGCCACGCCGATTCCGCGGACCTTGGCATTGACGGTGTATGGTGACCTTGATCTTTCGGTTATTGACGAGATGCCGCCGGGGCGGAAACCTATAAAGACTCACTTTAAGCCAACGAGTGAGCGGCCTAGGGTATATGAAGCTATTAGAAAGCTTGTTGATCAGGGGCGGCAAGTATATATAGTCTGTCCGCTCATAGAGGAATCCGAAAAACTTCAGGCGAAAGCTGCCACGGAGCTGGCTGAGCACTTGGCTAACGATGTGTTTCCAAACTATAGGCTTGGGCTGCTCCATGGACAGATGAAACCCGCAGAGAAGGATGAGGTCATGAGCCGTTTTCGGAACGGCGAAATTCAGATTCTCGTCTCGACTACGGTAATTGAGGTCGGTGTAGATGTTCCAAATGCCTGCGTAATGGTTATAGAAGATGCTGAAAGGTTCGGCATGGCGCAGCTTCACCAATTGAGGGGACGTGTTGGCAGGGGCGAACATCAATCTTTCTGTGTGTTGATTGGAGACCCAACGACCGAAGAGGCTAGGCGGCGACTGGAAGTAATTTCAGCTACCAACAATGGATTCCAGATTGCAGAGGAAGACCTGAAAATCAGAGGGCCAGGAGAGTTTTATGGTACGCGGCAGAGCGGCCTGCCGTCGCTCCGAATTGCGGATGTACTGCAGGATGTTGATATTCTTGAGATGAGCCGCCAGGATGCGTTCGAGCTTGTGAAGCGCGATTCCAATCTGACTGCGCCTGAGCACCAGGGACTGAAGCAGGAAGTAATGAGGAGATTTGAGGGCTACGAATTGGTCTCGGTGAGTTGA
- the coaD gene encoding pantetheine-phosphate adenylyltransferase, with protein MIRAVYPGSFDPVTNGHMDIIKRAASLFDELIVAVAPNIGKKPLFDVVERVEMLREVCRSLPNVRVDSFTGLLVRYAKAQGATVIVKGLRALSDFEFEFEMALMNRRLDSGIETVFMMTNAEYSYLSSSIVREVASFGGSVKGLVPEIVEKRLISKFKVGGSEAEG; from the coding sequence ATGATAAGAGCCGTATATCCCGGAAGCTTTGATCCGGTAACAAATGGCCATATGGATATAATAAAGCGCGCGGCAAGCCTATTTGACGAGCTGATAGTTGCGGTCGCACCGAATATCGGAAAAAAGCCTCTTTTTGATGTAGTAGAGCGCGTTGAGATGCTCCGAGAAGTATGCCGTAGTTTACCGAATGTAAGGGTAGACTCGTTCACAGGTCTTTTGGTTCGATATGCCAAAGCCCAAGGTGCTACGGTAATCGTGAAGGGTTTGAGAGCGCTTTCGGATTTCGAGTTTGAGTTTGAAATGGCTTTGATGAATCGCCGCCTCGACTCGGGCATCGAGACAGTTTTCATGATGACAAACGCAGAATATTCATATCTTAGTTCTAGCATTGTAAGGGAGGTAGCTAGCTTCGGCGGCTCTGTGAAGGGCTTGGTTCCAGAGATAGTCGAGAAGCGCCTGATTTCTAAATTCAAAGTAGGAGGTTCGGAGGCAGAAGGTTAG